One Acidobacteriota bacterium DNA window includes the following coding sequences:
- a CDS encoding sulfatase-like hydrolase/transferase, translating into MTKLNQRIGLRATTIFVVLLLALQFFPSQAKPHSVAADKPNILFCFADDWGRYASIFAEIEKYPSLNQVVKTPNIDRVAREGVLFRNAFVNAPSCTPSRSSLLSGRYFFNTGRGAILRDARWDAAIPSFPLLLRDAGYHIGETYKVWSPGLPDDAPFGAGKYAYEKAGRMPNDFSEHATEMIAKGASLNEAREKIYSQVRGNFDAFLADRKAGQPFLYFFGATNTHRRWIKGSGKALWGIDPDSLKGKLPAFLPDVPEIREDVADYLGEVQAWDAYVGLLFKRLAETGELEKTLIVVSGDHGMPGVTNGKCNLYDFGVGVALMVRGPGIKGGRVVDDLVSLPDLCPTFLEVAGVNPPDKLNSRSLWSLLQSGKSGQVEATRNWVISGRERHVHTARAHFEPYPQRALRTTEFLYIRNFAPDRWPMGDPKGVTATSEPSQQDLEENTYAGFADMDASPTKAWLVAHRKEPKWRRHYNYAFAKRPAEELFDLRKDPQQMKNVATNPAYAKQKAKLSAQLMATLKTAGDPRVGSDPHVWERMLFVDDPKLQPTSQVLQTTTPETQGVDSEQLALAIETARKSVSGIHSLLVVRNGALVAEAYFHPYDGKSPHDVASVTKSITTTLAGIAIAQGKIKSAKDPMLNYFASANGANNDERKARVQLNHLMTMSSGLDCKAAGGEPTLWEMLASPNDVRHMLDLPMVAEPGANFVYCSGGMHLMSAIIAKTTGMSTETFARRTLFGPLGIQNFIWPADHQGINHGFGNLHLLPRDMAKLGVLWLNRGNWQGKQIIPESWVEEATKVQKITGNARDYGYGWWIPKPGGPIAFEASGRGGQQISVLPDLNTVIVLTGGGYSTAEVMKLILPAIKSDPRLPANPAGVARLTAAIANARVEQAVKSIVIYPDPTKAISGKTYEIAANWMGLKKLSLTLDEETHAVTARLTFVGSPKQYQFGRSAKLQGNGSFTETLALRLDGFPSIRPDGPMGLPVAISGYWEDAQTFFLEYDEIANTNCYRLRLKFSGDTVNVQARERTGLFDESFSGTVISSR; encoded by the coding sequence ATGACTAAATTGAATCAACGCATTGGCTTGCGAGCGACGACAATTTTTGTCGTGTTGCTGCTTGCGCTTCAATTCTTTCCTTCACAGGCAAAGCCGCACTCGGTTGCCGCCGACAAACCGAACATTCTGTTTTGCTTTGCGGACGACTGGGGACGCTATGCCAGCATCTTTGCCGAAATCGAGAAATACCCAAGCCTGAACCAGGTCGTCAAAACGCCAAACATTGACCGTGTTGCGCGCGAAGGTGTGTTGTTCCGCAATGCGTTCGTCAACGCGCCTTCCTGTACGCCCAGCCGCAGTTCGCTGCTGTCGGGTCGCTATTTTTTCAACACCGGGCGCGGCGCGATTTTGCGCGATGCGCGTTGGGACGCGGCCATTCCCAGTTTTCCGTTGCTGCTCCGCGATGCCGGGTATCACATCGGCGAAACCTACAAGGTCTGGAGTCCGGGTTTGCCCGATGATGCTCCGTTTGGCGCGGGCAAATACGCGTATGAAAAAGCGGGCCGGATGCCGAATGATTTTTCCGAACACGCGACGGAAATGATTGCCAAAGGAGCATCGCTCAACGAAGCGCGCGAAAAAATTTATTCCCAGGTGCGCGGCAATTTCGACGCATTTCTGGCCGACCGCAAAGCCGGACAGCCCTTCCTGTACTTTTTTGGCGCGACCAATACGCATCGCCGCTGGATCAAAGGTTCCGGCAAGGCGCTGTGGGGAATCGATCCCGATTCGCTGAAAGGCAAACTTCCAGCGTTTCTGCCCGACGTGCCGGAAATTCGCGAAGACGTGGCCGATTACCTGGGCGAAGTGCAGGCGTGGGATGCTTATGTCGGGTTGCTGTTCAAACGACTGGCAGAAACCGGCGAATTGGAAAAGACACTGATTGTCGTCAGCGGCGATCACGGCATGCCGGGCGTCACCAACGGCAAATGCAATCTGTATGATTTCGGAGTCGGCGTCGCGTTGATGGTGCGCGGCCCCGGCATCAAAGGCGGACGCGTCGTGGACGATCTGGTCAGTTTGCCGGATTTGTGTCCGACGTTTTTGGAAGTCGCGGGCGTCAACCCGCCGGACAAACTCAACAGTCGCAGTCTGTGGAGCCTGCTGCAATCGGGCAAAAGCGGGCAGGTGGAAGCGACTCGCAATTGGGTCATCAGCGGGCGCGAGCGCCACGTCCACACGGCCCGCGCACACTTTGAACCGTACCCGCAACGCGCACTGCGAACGACGGAGTTTCTGTACATTCGCAACTTTGCGCCGGACCGTTGGCCGATGGGCGATCCCAAAGGTGTGACGGCAACCAGCGAACCGTCGCAACAGGACTTGGAAGAAAACACCTACGCCGGGTTTGCCGATATGGACGCCAGCCCCACCAAAGCCTGGCTGGTAGCGCACCGCAAAGAACCGAAATGGCGACGACATTACAACTACGCCTTTGCCAAACGCCCTGCGGAAGAGTTGTTCGATTTGCGCAAAGACCCGCAGCAAATGAAAAACGTCGCGACTAACCCAGCTTATGCCAAACAAAAGGCCAAGCTGTCGGCACAGTTGATGGCGACGCTGAAAACGGCGGGCGACCCGCGCGTCGGCAGCGATCCGCATGTTTGGGAGCGAATGTTGTTTGTGGACGATCCGAAACTGCAGCCGACTTCGCAAGTGTTGCAAACCACAACGCCAGAAACGCAGGGCGTGGATTCCGAGCAACTGGCGTTGGCGATTGAAACGGCGCGAAAAAGCGTTAGCGGCATTCACAGTTTGCTGGTGGTTCGTAACGGCGCGCTGGTCGCCGAAGCCTACTTTCACCCTTACGACGGCAAAAGCCCGCACGATGTGGCGTCTGTCACCAAAAGCATCACGACGACGCTGGCCGGAATCGCCATTGCACAAGGCAAAATCAAATCGGCGAAAGACCCGATGCTGAATTATTTCGCTAGCGCGAACGGCGCAAACAACGATGAACGCAAAGCGCGCGTACAGTTGAATCATCTGATGACGATGTCTTCGGGGTTGGATTGCAAAGCCGCAGGCGGCGAACCGACGCTGTGGGAGATGCTGGCTTCGCCAAACGACGTGCGACACATGCTGGATTTGCCGATGGTGGCTGAACCGGGCGCGAACTTCGTGTACTGCAGCGGCGGCATGCATTTGATGTCGGCGATCATCGCCAAAACCACTGGGATGAGCACCGAAACCTTTGCGCGGCGAACATTGTTTGGGCCATTAGGCATACAAAATTTCATCTGGCCTGCGGACCATCAAGGCATCAATCATGGTTTTGGCAATTTGCATCTGTTGCCACGCGACATGGCCAAGCTGGGCGTGCTGTGGTTGAATCGCGGCAACTGGCAGGGCAAACAAATCATTCCCGAATCCTGGGTGGAAGAAGCAACCAAGGTACAAAAAATTACCGGCAACGCGCGCGATTACGGATATGGATGGTGGATTCCCAAACCCGGAGGGCCAATCGCATTTGAAGCTTCGGGGCGAGGCGGCCAGCAGATCAGCGTGCTGCCCGATTTGAACACAGTCATCGTGTTGACCGGCGGCGGCTATTCAACCGCAGAGGTCATGAAACTGATTCTGCCCGCCATCAAATCCGACCCCAGATTGCCCGCCAACCCCGCGGGCGTCGCCCGGTTAACAGCGGCCATCGCCAATGCCCGAGTCGAACAAGCCGTGAAATCCATTGTGATATATCCCGATCCGACAAAAGCGATTTCGGGCAAAACGTATGAAATCGCCGCAAACTGGATGGGATTGAAAAAACTGTCGCTGACGCTGGACGAAGAAACGCACGCCGTCACGGCTCGGCTGACGTTTGTCGGATCGCCAAAGCAGTATCAATTTGGCCGTTCCGCCAAACTGCAAGGCAATGGCAGCTTCACGGAAACGCTGGCGCTGAGGCTGGATGGTTTTCCTTCGATTCGCCCTGACGGGCCAATGGGCTTGCCAGTTGCAATCAGTGGATATTGGGAAGACGCACAGACTTTCTTTTTGGAATATGACGAAATCGCCAACACGAACTGTTACCGATTGCGACTGAAATTTTCTGGCGACACGGTCAACGTTCAAGCTAGAGAACGCACTGGATTATTTGACGAAAGCTTTTCTGGAACAGTCATTTCCAGTCGCTGA
- a CDS encoding protein kinase: MTPERYQQIGRLYHDALDLSPDERAAWLDRECAGDRALQREVESLIAADQEAENFIETPALGVAAGMLAKAQADTSNLQPLDTSQPPAMNKTASEPKPSNLKLPRKPLFFWAVVFGGALTLASFLFAIVMLVRYGALVKDFGWQYQTVGDQWVVSEVDPAGVAAGKLETGDQILAINDDPQIARLGADVNLYLKRDLLPPESRYSLRIRRGSEDHLVTLEVPLKRDLRTPARMISEIVVGLAFFVLAMLVGLFKPNERVTQLGFVASLANALAFVPIALFPVSGFLGTMARAIHFLLFCPDVLVAAVSFHFFLLFPPGVPQSKFWTRLKNWYYLISLIQFLPRTVVRLIAASGQNSADKLLFTHAHWLHTYVQLDGAVFGVVALLGIGALCALIARNYRQVTEPGQRRRIKWIIYGAVIGLAPSIIHWIWVLILLTRDPRSFVSPETNLLTQVVMELSAVAIPLTLGFAIFKHRLFDIRLVVRRGVQYLLAKNALRLILFLPVAGLAYAVIANRNLTVSELLFHNSIYFYAIALASLGLRFQKQLRGWVDRKFFREAFDQERILLGLIDGVKALDSMPEISALISRKLESALHPTSIYVFYRDEEDRDLTLGYSSGGALRGLLIPESYKLLRLMESETGALDSLGLNRRGLPAHEQTWLESLGANLIVPIKDANRGLAGLFLLGEKKSEEPYSPDDRRLLQAVAGQVAVVSENMRLKYRVEREQRRAREAMARLSSEHSGLLKECPSCGACYDSTDELCAKDGLELALSLPVERTIDGKYRLEQLLGKGGMGAVYEAADLRLGRRLAVKIMTGSMFGDRTALRRFEREARASAKLNHPNIVTVYDYGGIGDGAYLAMELLSGFTLRAELKRNGLLDPKTAAAWFDQILEGVKAAHAAGIIHRDLKPENVFVCEKKREGGQIKLLDFGLAKLRMIEPSAATSITARGVVMGTFGYMSPEQLTGDEVDERSDLFALGVMSVEALTGNRPFQGRTHAELLYSILNEPFHLNAENREARELNAVLQKCLAKNRDFRFGSVAELQAKLIPAMAACQTLPVSIASGKDSVATQFPTG; the protein is encoded by the coding sequence ATGACGCCCGAACGTTATCAACAGATTGGTCGGCTGTATCACGACGCGCTTGATCTTTCCCCTGACGAACGCGCTGCATGGCTGGACCGCGAATGCGCAGGCGACCGCGCGTTGCAACGCGAAGTCGAATCACTGATTGCGGCGGACCAGGAAGCCGAAAATTTTATCGAAACGCCAGCTTTGGGCGTTGCGGCAGGGATGTTGGCCAAGGCGCAGGCCGACACTTCCAACCTGCAACCGCTCGACACTTCACAGCCGCCCGCGATGAACAAAACGGCTTCGGAACCGAAGCCGTCGAATCTGAAATTACCACGTAAGCCGCTTTTCTTCTGGGCAGTGGTCTTTGGCGGCGCGCTTACGCTGGCATCGTTTCTTTTTGCCATCGTGATGCTGGTTCGGTATGGCGCGCTGGTCAAAGATTTTGGCTGGCAATATCAAACGGTTGGCGATCAATGGGTTGTGAGTGAAGTTGATCCCGCCGGGGTTGCAGCAGGCAAACTGGAAACCGGCGACCAGATTCTGGCCATCAACGACGACCCGCAAATTGCCCGGCTTGGCGCAGACGTCAACCTTTACCTCAAACGTGATCTGCTGCCGCCCGAAAGTCGCTACAGCTTGCGCATCCGCCGCGGCTCCGAAGACCATTTGGTTACGCTTGAAGTGCCACTGAAACGCGACCTGCGAACTCCGGCGCGGATGATTTCGGAAATCGTTGTTGGCTTGGCGTTTTTCGTCCTGGCGATGCTGGTCGGATTGTTCAAGCCCAATGAACGCGTGACGCAATTGGGTTTTGTTGCCAGTCTGGCCAATGCGTTGGCGTTTGTGCCTATCGCGCTGTTTCCGGTCAGTGGGTTTTTGGGAACGATGGCCCGCGCCATTCACTTTCTGCTGTTTTGCCCGGACGTGTTGGTTGCCGCAGTTTCGTTTCACTTTTTTCTGCTCTTTCCGCCCGGCGTTCCGCAATCGAAATTCTGGACGCGACTGAAAAACTGGTACTACCTGATATCGCTGATTCAGTTTCTCCCTCGCACAGTTGTTCGGTTGATTGCTGCCAGCGGACAAAACTCTGCGGACAAGTTGCTGTTCACTCACGCTCATTGGCTGCATACGTACGTGCAACTGGACGGCGCGGTGTTTGGCGTGGTGGCTTTGTTGGGGATCGGAGCCTTGTGCGCATTGATCGCCCGCAACTATCGCCAGGTGACAGAGCCGGGGCAGCGCCGTCGAATCAAATGGATCATTTACGGCGCGGTCATTGGTTTGGCGCCGAGCATCATTCACTGGATTTGGGTGCTGATTCTGCTTACTCGCGATCCGCGCAGTTTTGTTTCGCCGGAAACGAATTTGCTGACACAGGTCGTGATGGAATTGAGCGCGGTGGCGATTCCGCTGACGCTGGGGTTCGCCATTTTCAAACATCGCCTGTTTGACATTCGCCTCGTCGTGCGGCGAGGCGTGCAATACCTGCTGGCGAAAAATGCTCTGCGGTTGATTCTGTTTTTGCCTGTGGCGGGACTGGCGTACGCCGTCATTGCCAATCGAAATCTGACGGTCAGCGAACTGCTGTTTCACAATTCGATTTACTTTTACGCCATCGCGCTGGCTTCGCTGGGATTGCGATTTCAGAAACAGTTGCGCGGTTGGGTGGATCGCAAATTCTTCCGCGAAGCCTTTGACCAGGAGCGGATTCTATTGGGGCTGATTGACGGAGTGAAGGCGCTGGATTCAATGCCGGAAATTTCCGCGTTGATAAGCCGCAAACTGGAATCGGCGCTGCATCCGACCAGCATTTACGTGTTTTATCGCGACGAAGAAGATCGCGATTTGACGCTGGGGTACTCCTCCGGCGGCGCATTGCGCGGCTTGCTGATTCCGGAAAGTTACAAGTTGCTGCGGTTGATGGAAAGCGAAACCGGCGCGCTCGATTCGCTGGGGCTGAACCGGCGCGGATTGCCAGCCCACGAACAAACGTGGCTGGAAAGCCTGGGCGCAAATTTGATTGTGCCGATCAAAGATGCGAATCGCGGGCTGGCCGGATTGTTTCTACTTGGCGAAAAGAAGTCCGAAGAACCGTATTCGCCTGACGACCGGCGATTGCTCCAGGCGGTCGCCGGGCAGGTCGCAGTGGTTTCCGAAAACATGCGGCTCAAATATCGCGTCGAGCGAGAACAGCGGCGCGCCCGTGAAGCGATGGCCCGGTTGTCCAGCGAGCACAGCGGCTTACTGAAAGAATGTCCATCCTGCGGCGCCTGCTACGATTCGACAGATGAGCTTTGCGCGAAAGATGGCCTCGAGTTGGCGCTGTCGCTTCCGGTTGAACGGACGATTGACGGCAAATATCGCCTGGAACAGTTGCTGGGCAAGGGCGGAATGGGCGCAGTGTATGAAGCTGCGGATTTGCGATTGGGACGGCGGTTGGCGGTCAAAATTATGACGGGCAGCATGTTTGGCGACCGCACCGCGTTGCGGCGGTTTGAGCGGGAAGCGCGCGCTTCAGCCAAATTGAATCATCCGAACATCGTCACGGTGTACGATTACGGCGGCATTGGCGATGGCGCGTATCTGGCGATGGAACTTCTCAGCGGGTTTACGTTGCGCGCGGAATTGAAACGGAATGGGTTGCTTGATCCAAAAACCGCTGCCGCGTGGTTTGATCAAATTCTGGAAGGCGTCAAAGCCGCGCACGCCGCCGGCATCATTCACCGCGACCTGAAGCCGGAAAATGTTTTTGTGTGCGAAAAAAAGCGTGAAGGCGGGCAAATCAAACTGCTCGATTTTGGCTTGGCAAAGCTGCGCATGATCGAACCTTCCGCCGCAACCAGCATCACTGCGCGCGGGGTTGTCATGGGCACGTTCGGTTATATGTCGCCCGAACAACTGACCGGCGATGAGGTGGACGAACGCAGCGACCTCTTTGCGCTAGGCGTGATGTCCGTTGAAGCACTGACCGGTAATCGTCCGTTTCAAGGGCGAACGCACGCCGAATTGCTGTATTCGATTTTGAACGAACCCTTTCACCTCAACGCCGAAAACAGGGAAGCCCGGGAGCTTAATGCCGTGCTGCAAAAATGCCTGGCTAAAAATCGCGATTTCCGGTTCGGTTCGGTTGCGGAGTTGCAGGCAAAATTGATTCCCGCGATGGCTGCTTGTCAGACCCTGCCGGTTTCAATCGCATCCGGCAAAGATTCGGTTGCTACCCAATTCCCGACCGGCTGA
- a CDS encoding sigma-70 family RNA polymerase sigma factor gives MDSSSSQEITQLLLAWSGGDQEALARLTPIVYQELHRQARQYMSRERGNHTLQTTALVNEVYLRLVDAAQVQWQNRAHFFAVSANVMRHILVDFARKAQYQKRGGGAQKVELEEALEFSADRSPDLVALDDALNTLAGLDPRQSRVVELKFFGGLNYDEIAEVLKVSEGTVRRDWRLAKSWLYRELNNTSNAEPQA, from the coding sequence ATGGATTCGTCATCGTCTCAGGAAATCACCCAATTGTTGCTGGCCTGGAGCGGCGGCGATCAGGAAGCGTTGGCTCGGCTGACGCCGATTGTGTATCAGGAACTGCATCGTCAGGCGCGGCAGTACATGAGCCGCGAACGTGGCAACCACACCTTGCAGACAACTGCTTTGGTCAATGAAGTCTACTTGCGATTGGTGGACGCTGCTCAGGTGCAGTGGCAAAACCGCGCGCATTTTTTCGCCGTTTCGGCCAATGTCATGCGGCATATTCTGGTGGATTTTGCGCGCAAGGCGCAGTACCAGAAACGCGGCGGCGGCGCGCAAAAAGTGGAGCTTGAAGAAGCGCTGGAATTTTCCGCCGACCGTTCCCCCGATCTGGTTGCCTTGGATGATGCGCTGAATACGCTAGCCGGTTTAGATCCCAGGCAAAGTCGCGTCGTGGAACTGAAGTTTTTCGGTGGATTGAATTACGACGAAATTGCCGAAGTGCTGAAGGTTTCCGAAGGTACCGTCCGGCGAGATTGGCGATTGGCAAAATCCTGGCTATACCGCGAACTGAACAATACTTCCAATGCGGAACCGCAGGCCTGA
- a CDS encoding proline iminopeptidase-family hydrolase — MKKILLLALAAMTFQACSNPSTAPAANAYLDSSGRDDVLSGGVKLIPITTPKGKFNVWTKRVGNNPTMKVLLLHGGPGATHEYFEAFDSYFPAAGIEYYYYDQLGSAYSDQPKDPDLWDLPRFVEEVEQVRQALKLDKSNFYLLGHSWGGVLALEYALKYQQNLKGLIISNMMASGPGYNEYAHNVLMPAMDQKALAEIQQLEAKKDYENPRYMELLIPNHYAQHILRMPPDQWPDPVNRAFKKLNQDIYIPMQGPSELGLSGKLLTWDRTNDLRNITPPTLVIGAKYDTMDPAHMEMMAKTVQKGRYLFCPQGSHMAMYDDQKVYFDGLTKFILDVNAGRF, encoded by the coding sequence ATGAAAAAAATCTTGTTGCTGGCGCTTGCTGCAATGACCTTTCAAGCCTGTTCCAACCCATCCACGGCCCCGGCGGCCAATGCATACCTGGACTCTTCAGGGCGCGATGATGTGCTCAGCGGCGGCGTCAAACTGATTCCCATCACGACGCCCAAAGGCAAATTCAACGTCTGGACAAAGCGGGTTGGCAATAATCCGACGATGAAAGTGTTGCTGTTGCACGGCGGCCCCGGCGCAACGCATGAATACTTCGAAGCTTTTGACAGTTACTTTCCCGCTGCCGGAATCGAGTACTACTACTACGACCAACTCGGTTCGGCGTACAGTGACCAACCGAAAGACCCGGATTTGTGGGATTTGCCGCGCTTCGTCGAAGAAGTCGAGCAAGTCCGCCAGGCGTTGAAACTCGACAAGTCGAACTTTTATTTGCTGGGGCATTCGTGGGGCGGCGTGCTGGCGTTGGAATACGCGCTGAAGTACCAGCAAAACCTGAAAGGGCTGATCATTTCCAACATGATGGCCAGCGGACCCGGTTACAACGAATACGCCCACAACGTGTTGATGCCTGCGATGGATCAAAAAGCGCTGGCCGAAATCCAGCAGCTCGAAGCCAAAAAGGATTATGAAAACCCGCGTTACATGGAGTTGCTGATCCCGAACCATTACGCGCAACACATTTTGCGCATGCCGCCGGATCAATGGCCCGATCCGGTCAATCGCGCCTTCAAAAAATTGAACCAGGACATTTACATTCCGATGCAGGGGCCGAGTGAGCTGGGATTGAGCGGTAAACTGCTGACCTGGGATCGCACTAACGATTTGCGTAACATCACGCCGCCGACGCTGGTCATCGGAGCCAAATACGACACGATGGACCCGGCGCACATGGAAATGATGGCGAAGACAGTGCAAAAAGGCCGTTACCTGTTTTGCCCTCAGGGGAGCCACATGGCCATGTACGACGACCAGAAAGTGTATTTTGACGGCCTGACAAAATTTATTCTGGACGTAAATGCCGGACGCTTTTAA
- a CDS encoding acyl-CoA carboxylase subunit beta has product MQPIKSFVDAKSENYQSNYAANRASVQRLKEELKKSTLGGGEQYVKRHIARGKLLPRERIEMLLDEGSYFMEIAPLAGHGMEAEFVGAGVVGGVGLVSGRQCFIIANEATVKGGAVSEIGQRKNARLAEIVATNHLPSISLVESAGADLPVQHKIFVPGGAGFKEITRRSKHRIPSISVVFGNSTAGGAYLPGMSDYVVMVKRQAQVFLGGPPLVKMATGEIVDEESLGGAEMHSKISGLSDYLAENELDGLRIARQIVAHLQPSVIPRREAGEEPLYPADELLGIASADVRVPFDVKEIIARIVDGSRFEEFKPLYGSTLITGWTRIHGFLVGILANDGVLLSESAGKGAQFIQLCNQQNIPLIFLQNITGFMVGRSYEEQGIIRNGAKLINAVSNSTVPAITVMIGSSYGAGNYAMCGRAYDPRFVFTWPNHRIAVMGGQQLAGVMDIIKRDAAARAGVVFDETKAAIAKQMLEAQIEKESDPYFATARLWDDGIIDPRDTRTVLAIALMAAHQKLFAGTMEWGVFRH; this is encoded by the coding sequence ATGCAACCGATAAAATCATTCGTTGACGCGAAGTCCGAAAATTACCAATCGAATTACGCCGCCAACCGCGCAAGCGTCCAGCGGCTGAAAGAAGAATTGAAAAAATCCACCCTCGGTGGCGGCGAACAATACGTCAAACGCCACATTGCGCGCGGAAAACTCCTTCCCCGCGAACGGATTGAAATGCTGCTGGACGAAGGTTCGTACTTTATGGAAATCGCTCCGCTGGCCGGGCACGGCATGGAAGCCGAATTCGTTGGCGCGGGTGTGGTCGGTGGTGTAGGACTGGTTTCCGGTCGCCAATGTTTCATCATCGCCAACGAAGCTACGGTTAAAGGCGGCGCGGTCAGCGAAATCGGGCAACGCAAAAATGCGCGGCTGGCGGAAATCGTCGCGACCAACCATCTGCCTTCCATTTCACTGGTCGAATCCGCCGGAGCCGATTTGCCCGTGCAGCACAAAATCTTTGTTCCGGGCGGCGCGGGGTTCAAGGAAATCACGCGAAGGTCGAAGCATCGAATTCCCAGCATTTCCGTCGTCTTTGGAAATTCTACGGCGGGCGGAGCCTACTTGCCCGGAATGTCGGATTACGTCGTGATGGTCAAACGCCAGGCGCAGGTTTTTCTTGGCGGGCCGCCGCTGGTCAAGATGGCAACGGGCGAAATTGTGGACGAAGAAAGCCTGGGCGGCGCCGAAATGCATTCCAAAATTTCCGGCCTGTCAGATTATCTGGCCGAAAATGAACTTGACGGGTTGCGTATCGCGCGGCAAATCGTCGCCCACTTGCAACCGAGCGTTATTCCGCGACGCGAAGCGGGCGAAGAACCGCTCTATCCCGCCGACGAATTGCTCGGCATTGCTTCGGCGGATGTGCGCGTTCCATTTGACGTGAAAGAAATCATTGCCCGCATCGTGGACGGTTCGCGCTTTGAAGAATTCAAGCCGCTCTATGGTTCAACGCTCATCACCGGCTGGACACGCATTCACGGCTTTCTGGTCGGTATTCTGGCAAACGACGGCGTGCTGCTGTCGGAATCCGCTGGCAAAGGCGCGCAATTCATCCAGCTCTGTAATCAACAGAACATTCCGCTGATTTTCCTGCAAAACATCACAGGCTTTATGGTCGGACGCAGTTACGAAGAGCAAGGCATCATTCGCAACGGCGCGAAGCTGATCAACGCCGTGTCGAATTCCACGGTTCCGGCGATCACGGTAATGATCGGCAGCAGTTACGGCGCAGGCAATTACGCGATGTGCGGACGCGCCTACGATCCTCGATTTGTATTCACCTGGCCGAATCATCGAATCGCTGTCATGGGCGGCCAGCAACTGGCCGGGGTGATGGACATCATCAAACGCGATGCCGCTGCTCGCGCGGGTGTCGTGTTCGACGAAACCAAAGCCGCCATCGCCAAACAAATGCTGGAAGCGCAAATCGAAAAAGAATCCGATCCGTATTTCGCGACGGCGCGGTTGTGGGACGATGGCATCATTGATCCGCGCGACACGCGCACGGTATTGGCCATTGCTCTGATGGCCGCGCATCAGAAACTATTTGCAGGGACGATGGAATGGGGAGTTTTCAGGCATTGA
- a CDS encoding four helix bundle protein, producing the protein MEIKSYRDLLVWQKAMALMVACYKMTDKLPKAEIYTLSSEIRRSALHIPSFIADGQGRKNTGEYIQRLGAAYGSLMMLETQLQAVELLQFLPQSEIEPLLEKSSEVGKMLNKLIERLRTGRPES; encoded by the coding sequence ATGGAGATCAAAAGTTATCGCGATCTGCTGGTCTGGCAAAAAGCTATGGCCCTGATGGTCGCCTGTTACAAAATGACCGATAAACTACCCAAGGCCGAAATCTATACGTTGAGCAGCGAGATTCGACGCTCCGCGTTACACATTCCTTCGTTCATCGCCGATGGACAAGGTAGAAAAAACACTGGCGAATACATACAGCGGCTGGGCGCTGCTTATGGTTCGTTGATGATGCTGGAAACCCAACTACAGGCTGTGGAACTTTTACAATTTCTGCCGCAATCAGAAATAGAGCCGCTTCTGGAAAAAAGCTCAGAGGTCGGCAAAATGTTGAACAAACTGATCGAGAGGTTAAGAACTGGAAGGCCTGAATCCTGA